The Dreissena polymorpha isolate Duluth1 chromosome 9, UMN_Dpol_1.0, whole genome shotgun sequence genome contains the following window.
AAGGTCAGAAGGGGCTTATAGCTCTTCTGAGGATCGGCCTCATCGGGTCCAGTGGGTGGACTCACGTCCGAAGGTTAATAGTCATCGGGATGTGGAGCCTGCTCGTACAGTAAAGATAAAAAAACCGGAGTACCCAGTGGGGATTTTGAAAAGGAATTTTCCGGTGGGAAAGGGAGAAGAGTTGGTAATTTCCATGCCAGTGCTTAAAAGGGTTAAGACCTGCGATCTCCTTGCCCACGCCAAAGAGAAGGCTGAAGAGCGCCGGGAGGGGGAGAAGAAACGTAGGAATCGCGGGATGGAAAAGACGTGCTGGGTGCCGGGTTGTATGGAGAGGGCGAAGTATTTAAAAGCCCATGCTTTTATTGTGCACATCCCTTCCATATTCAGCGAAACGCTGGATTCTACTGATGAGCGATTACTCAGAGGGAGGAGGAGTGCACTAAGTCAGGCGGGAAGATGGCTTTTAGGTAAACCAGTTACGCTGGATGAGTTGGTGGCGTTTGTTGTGGTGCAGAAGATGCTTAGCACACTGGACAACACATCAATCTCGGAGCGGCAGGAGGCAGCTATGAAGGAGTTTTGTAAATTCCTTCATGAGCCTATTCCAGAGAAAGTTACCTTGGTACCGTGCAACTCTGTTGGTGCGCTACTGCACTGGAAGGTCTTGTTACTCCTTGCAGCTAGTTTACCAGAGAAAGAGAGGGCCTATTGGGTACTTAACTTCCAGGCCCCTGAAGATGCACAGCCGGTTGCCGAGGCCATACCAATCCAGCCTAAGTATCCTGAagcgtttgacgcccattacacCTTGACAGGACACTGCACAGGTTACAGCTTCAGCAAGGGGGAATGCAGGACATGATGGATGTAGTTCCGGTAGAGGAGAGTAGGCGAACATCCCTTGTAGGGGGCGTCTCTATCTACTGTGACCCAGAAACCTACCCGACGGATCAGCACCTGCGTGATTTGCCGCAATACATCTCCGTTGGGGTGGGTATCCATCCACGTCATGCGCGTTATAGCGTTGTTCGGGTTAATCAGGCAGTGGGAAGGTTCCAGAACCTGTTAGCGAATCCTCGCGTGGCGGTTTTTGGGAAGGTTGGACTTGATCACTCAGAGCCCATGAAGTACTGGGCATATCAAGTCGAGATGTTGGAGAAGATGTTACCGTTCTTGGAAGATAGACATGTGCTAGTGATTCACTGCCGTGGAATGGAGGGGGATAGCGGTACAGAAGCGTTTCTCTTGCTCCTCCATGTCCTGAAGAGGTATGTGCGGACGCATCATCCGATACATCTGCATTGCTTCACTGGCAACAGGTATGTCCAGGATCGGTGGCTAGAGGGGTTCCCACGGACATACTTTGGGTTCACCAACAAGGTTAGTACATTCTCTCCGGACCAGATCGCGGCTCTACAAAATGTCGAAGATAGTCGCCTTCTCCTGGAGACGGATGCTCCTTATTTTCCAGCACCTGGATCCAGAGTATCGTCACCCAGCCAGATATCCACAGTGGCCGAGGCGGTGGCAGCACTTCGAGGAACTACTGTGGAACATGTGTTGGAAATCTCCGTGGCCAATGGGAAACATCTGTACCAGTCCCAGTAGAGGTCAGTCAGGCTTTAAGCTCACTGGTCCTCATTTAGCGGGTTCCAGCTGGGTTAATAACTCGCCGGATACTTACAGTGTGAAGAATTAAGCCTTCTCCAAGAAAACACTTCATCTATTGGTTTCCAGCTGGGTTTATAACTCGccggatacttacagagtgaagAATTAAGCCTTCCCCAAGAAAACACTTCATCTTTTGGTTTCCAGCTGGGTTTATAACTCGCTGGGTATTTATCCAATCCAGTAAAGTAGAAGTCATTGGGTCTGTGGCTCATGACTGAAAAGCAACAAAATCCAAGCAGTTGCAACAAAGAAGACGGCCAGAAGTAGGGCTAATAGCTCTAATTGGGAAAATCCTGACCACGGACTAAGGTAGTGAAAAGCAGTACTTGTGAGAAACCCGCATCTGGTAGAAGGACCATCTCTGTGGAGCGACTTGTAGTTGCTGACCCCCTCATGCAGATAACCCCCAGTCTTGGTAAGGTCCTTTTTTCATAAAGTTGGGGGGAGTGTTGTGACGTATCCAGTACGGTACGGGCGGGTATGGTAAGTACGGGTTTTACCCTCACTCTTGCGGAAGTGGGGTATACAAATTGCTTTTCACGGTCTCTTACGATCCAGCACTAGACGAAGCAAGACGTGTCCTCAGGAATAGGTATATCCCAAGCCCTGGCCTGTTTCTACAGTGTAATAGTTATAATACCACTAGGTTTACTTTAACatgataaaaatattgtttaaatgataacatttatcAAACCAGCAAATGCAgcgaataatttaattttaattttaatcacATATACTCAATACATCACATATACTCAATAAATCACATAAACTCAGTATATCACATTGATTTCCGTTTAATGAAAATGCCACAAAAAAACTGCAGCATCGTCATCCCATTAAATAAAGATTTTCATATAAGCGGTTAAAATCGCTATAGAATTTCagaaattaatatttcaaatgtaaattTCCCTTGCAATGCAATACGTGAATTGATAATTTGCTATTTATTTACGAAATCATAATTAAAGACGAAGATtactttattttacttttttaattgaatcataattgcaGAATCGTGAGACTGTACATCACAAATTAAGTAGTGGTGCGAAATTAAACCCAGGACACCAATACCATATAGGATACTGGTCAATAATTAGAGAGTAACAACTACAATAGATGCACATTAATTTCTCGATTGAAGAAGGACTTAAAGCAGTTAATTTTAACTGTACAATCGTGAGACCATACTGCACACATTTGGTAGTTGTGCGGAATAAAACCCAGGACAACAACACCATATTGGATACTGGTCAGTAACTAGAGCGTAACAACTACAATATATGGCCATTAATGTGGCTCATTGCATTAAAGAATGTCGTAAAATACTTCACATTTGCTTTTGCGGACAATTACATTAAACTATTCATGTTCCTGTAATACATTGTAACAAACTGACAAACTGACAAAGTCAGCAGATTTTAAAACTTAGTTTGCTTTATATTCGTATCCATTATCTATATTTGCGTATGTTAAATTGCTATCTGAAAGCAATCCTATCATTCAATTAGAAGTTTCAGCGATCATTTTTGTTTGAGTGACATTATCATTTGGAGATATTGATTTTATAAGGAGTTAGAATAAATCACACGGGtatttttccttctatattacctGTCAATGAGTGTTTTATGTATTCAGTTCCGTTTTGTTTACGACGAAAAATAGTATTGTATCTAAGGGTATGTGGTTTTACACTGTAGTAATTAACATATTCTCAATTGCATAAGATAAGTAGTTATATTATACAATATGACAGAAGACAAGAGTGTACACTTTTGCAATCATATATAATAGTATATAAACCGTCGGAATCCAGTAATTAAAAAACTATTAATTTCATGACTCAAACATATACATCtatgaaacaaatattataaaaaagtcTCGCTAAAGCTCCTGACAACATGTGAATTTTACACATAACTGCTTAGGCGTAAAACGCCTCTGGCAAGTCTCGCCATAACAGCCAGATTCAGACTCTAGGCAGTCGAAGGAATACTTGACACGAGGAATTCTATATGCAAACAACAAGAAGATAATGTATCGCATGTTATACTTGTCTAACTGACTTATAGGTCCTGGTCAAACTTAAACGATCAAATGTTAGCTTTGGCACAAACAAAAATGTTCCGGACGTTAACACCATTAACAATGCAATTGTTAATTATTCCATCACAAATGTACACCATGGGTAGAAGAATTCACCCTTTAAgaaaaggtcaaggccacacacAATATTAAGCAACAGAAAAAACTACACGCTTAAGCCGTTAATAATGAAATCCGACTTTCGCATATGCATACATCAATAACAATAAATTCAACAGACATCAGATGCTGTTTAGCTCGCTGATGTTATGCCATGTATTTGGACGTATACAAATGTGACTTAAAGTTAATTAGGCTGATGAATCGTTATGACTGTATTGCGTTACCACTCTGCAAGTTAAACATTACATACAACTAAACCAGAAAGGACATGGTAATATGCCATTTATTTGGACTGATAAAAATGGGCCTTAAAGTTAATAAGGCTCATGAATTAATATCACTGTATTGCGTGACCACTCTACAAGTGTAAAGTTACAGACAACTAAACAAGAAGGATCATTGGTCGGcaatcaaaggtcaaataaaccACCAGAGGTGGCAGATGTGGAGCTTATTGCATCATATGAGTGGAGTGTACTATTTATCCGCTGCACAAAGTCATTTgattaaaaatgtcattataatGATGTATACTCTTCTGATATGTTGACCTAACCAATGAAAAGCGTTTattgcaatttaaaataaaagtgatgTTTTGTGAATTTCTGTGATGTTTGCATACTGCTACTGGTCAGTTGTAGTACAAATTTTTACGAACATCATGTGCAAACGATCCAATAAGTCAgtatattttgtttatggatgagACTCTCCGATTAAAACGCATGTTTGTTTAGAATATACTTATTTTCGTATCAAACATACCACAAACCGAGAAATAAAAAACAACGGCGTGTATGCTTAAGTAATTAGTTTTAAATTGATCTCGAAGTGTATTTGTGTCATGTCTATATAAATTTAATTTCGAATTTTTATATGCTTTTGATAACAAAGCTTTGTCAACTATAGTTTACTTTTAACgaaataaaagtgtttttgaaGGAGCCAACGCATTTATAACCACaacaaaacagacaaaacaaacaaacacaaacgttAATATAATCATATGCATTTCTCATATATCTTATATCGACATTCCTATCCTATCATTTGTGTTAATTTCGTCAGTTTCAAAATGCCATCAATTAGATTAAGCTGTGACAATGTGCTCACACATGTGGGCTTAATTGCCATCAATTACTAAGTTGTGGATTGTATTGACAAAGAAATCATTTCCACAAATGGAAGATGGAAAACTGTTTAAATTACATTAACTTAGACATGTGAACCCAGTCGTCTTCTTTTGCGTCGAAGGAATACTTGACACGAGGAATTCTTCTCAGTCATGCTTTGTTTTGTCAAACTGATGATGTACATTGTTCAAGtcataacaaaaaacataaacatgatcTGTTCTGTTCTTGAAACCACAATGCTCAAATATTGATATTATTGGGTATGCTGACAGGCAAAACGTGAACTAAATAAGCGACCGATTAGACATGTGTACTGTTTTAGTTTGTATCATTGCCaatacatttatgaatattacaaatgtttattattgGATATTGTTGTATGTGATACTGAAACTcctatattatttatatgtatgcaGCTGAATAAATACTATGCATGTATAAACGTTGCAGTGGCCTACAAACCTTTTAAGAAACGTCGGCATAAAACAATCAGATACATTCATAATTCATTACTCATGACGCATGAAAAAGTTAAGCCATCTATATCATGTTAAACTCATcactttatttgtttaaagttaaTTACATTCGTATTGTTTTAGTATTCAGAAATAACTGCATTTACAGTTGCATATGATTGAATATAGAGTTTAATTATGTCTTGTACATGCATGGATGTTTAATTATACTTACAAAATACTTGCATGCTCGAATCCTtcaatggaaaaaatattttccCATTATAACAAATACACTTCCCTTTACAACACTTACGATTTCGGTTATTACTTTTAACTCGAGTTATTTAAATACTATTAAAGTACCTGCAACtagttcaattaaattaaattaattcaagCTGAGTTTTGAAATAAAGAAGACATCGTCACTCTAAACTTTAATAGTTGGAAGGCAAGATTGATATTTCCAACCAAGGTTTGATTGTGCGCAGATCTAACATGAAATTGGCATTAAACAAATGGGCAATTACATACAAACATTTTCAggcaatatttataaataaacattgataCAACGTGGATATCAATAACTTCATTCAGGAGATGTTTTTAGAGGAAACAGACGCTGCTTATAACGGATTACAAAATAATATACAGCTGATATTGCTGTACGTAATTGTCTAGGTGATTGACCACGACTTATATTTGCATATCAAAGAAATACATCTTACCAACTAAAATACACTTTTCTGATTTCCGCAATTGTTTACAGTTTCATAAGTGTTTTACCAGTTTGTACATATATTACAATGATTTAAACCAGTGAAGCAACAATTTATCTATTTCAATGATTATATTAGATACGAATACAAGTTGTATTTATGCTGTTAACTTTCACATTTGTAGTACATAACACATTACCTTAAGTACGTCAATACATTATGAACGtatatgtttcatttataacctgattattctttattttataattaatatggTCCATACTATGGTCGATtctaatattgaaatataatattataaacatttgcTTATCTATGAAATACAATTGGACTATTTTATGATTGTGGAttggtatttataaaaaaatatttatcaccGACCgtttacacaataaataattaattatgaatATAATATCTTAGTAGCATTAGCAACTGTactaaaacaataaaatgaattatgtaaAGGATATATTCTTTACTTTCGAAACAGTTGCAACGGATTCCACGTGGATATGCTGTATATAGCAAAACGCTATTTGTACTATAAGGAAGATTACACTGATGAATTGAACTATTTGTGGCATCTTTATCAGTTttaatgctgtttttatttttagtcAGGTTTAAAACCCAAGATGCTTAAATTGTACTGTTTCAAATTGGTGATGCTAGTCTTAATCATTGTATGTTTATAGCAGGTGTTCTCTTTTATAAATTGATGATAAAAGGAAGAAACTTTATATCGTGATGGTGTTCTTGGAGTTTATTTCTTTACATTAGTATCTAGCATTACATGTCTTGTATTCAGAACTTTTATTAAAGACAAAGTCAACAAAAAGCTATAGAAGCTTTAAAGCTTAATATCGATTTATATTTTCACTGATATATTTTTGGCGTTTACTAggaaataaatttaacatttttactcGCCTCCGTGATCGAGGTTAAATAATGTCAAGGTGTTTCATTAGATGGCTTTCTCATCCGAAATTGCTGAATTGTTTTCATTTCTAATTGGCTATTTTATCGTTTCGGGCTGTTTAATACATCAGATAAAAATGTAAGAAGCGGTTACTTACggcataaaaatatatcttaATTTTAAACTAGTTTATATATTGAAAAAAGTAAAGTGTGTGTTTTGCGTAACACTCGTCTCCCTACCACAAATGTCAATGCCTCACTAAGAGGTCAAATGACAAAAACAGGCTTCAACTTCCAGACTGTATATGTGTCATAATTCATGAAATTAAAGTACATACCATATATGCAAACAACAAGAAGATAATGTATCGCATGTTATACTTGTCTAACTGACTTATAGGTCCTGGTCAAACTTAAACGATCAAATGTTAGTTTTGGCACAAACAAAAATGTTCCGGACGTTAACACCATTAACAATGCAATTGTTAATTATTCCATCACAAATGTACACCATGTGTAGAAGAATTCACCCTTTAAgaaaaggtcaaggccacacacAATATTAAGCAACAGAAAAAACTACACGCTTAAGCCGTTAATAATGAAATCCGACTTTCGCATATGCATACATCAATAACAATAAATTCAACAGACATCAGATGCTGTTTAGCTCGCTGATGTTATGCCATGTATTTGGACGTATACAAATGTGACTTAAAGTTAATTAGGCTGATGAATCGTTATGACTGTATTGCGTTACCACTCTGCAAGTTAAACATTACATACAACTAAACCAGAAAGGACATGGTAATATGCCATTTATTTGGACTGATAAAAATGGGCCTTAAAGTTAATAAGGCTCATGAATTAATATCACTGTATTGCGTGACCACTCTACAAGTGTAAAGTTACAGACAACTAAACAAGAAGGATCATTGGTCGGcaatcaaaggtcaaataaaccACCAGAGGTGGCAGATGTGGAGCTTATTGCATCATATGAGTGGAGTGTACTATTTATCCGCTGCACAAAGTCATTTgattaaaaatgtcattataatGATGTATACTCTTCTGATATGTTGACCTAACCAATGAAAAGCGTTTattgcaatttaaaataaaagtgatgTTTTGTGAATTTCTGTGATGTTTGCATACTGCTACTGGTCAGTTGTAGTACAAATTTTTACGAACATCATGTGCAAACGATCCAATAAGTCAgtatattttgtttatggatgagACTCTCCGATTAAAACGCATGTTTGTTTAGAATATACTTATTTTCGTATCAAACATACCACAAACCGAGAAATAAAAAACAACGGCGTGTATGCTTAAGTAATTAGTTTTAAATTGATCTCGAAGTGTATTTGTGTCATGTCTATATAAATTTAATTTCGAATTTTTATATGCTTTTGATAACAAAGCTTTGTCAACTATAGTTTACTTTTAACGAGATAAAAGTGTTTTTGAAGGAGCCAACGCATTTATATACACaacaaaacagacaaaacaaacaaacacaaacgttAATATAATCATATGCATTTCTCATATATCTTATATCGACATTCCTATCCTATCATTTGTGTTAATTTCGTCAGTTTCAAAATGCCATCAATTAGATTAAGCTGTGACAATGTGCTCACACATGTGGGCTTAATTGCCATCAATTACTAAGTTGTGGATTGTATTGACAAAGAAATCATTTCCACAAATGGAAGATGGAAAACTGTTTAAATTACATTAACTTAGACATGTGAACCCAGTCGTCTTCTTTTGCGTCTCCATCTCTTTCAATGAATTTAGATCTTACCTCAGAAATACAATACATTGTAGATATGTCAGATTGTATGTAAAACCGTTGAAGAACAATATCGACATATGAATGAATACTTGTATATATAACTTATAAATGTGTTGCTTTGACTATTATATcctaaaacaacataataaaagcATGGTTATGCCAATCTTTATTTCCATATACTGATATGATCGGACAGTCACCATACAGGACATATCTCTATACCGCCGTCAGATATTTTAGATAAACATATGAGAACCAATTACGTCTTTGAAACCTACAAATTAACCTGTAATTGCAACAAAATCTGCTACCAACGACTGAGCTATACATACTAATAAAAAAGTAATTGCCAATTCAATGAATACTTGCTTCTATTTGCAACATATGCGTTTTCTTTCATTCATtacatgtattgataaaatatgccAAACGTCAGGTTGGGAAAAGAATCATTAGATATAAGAaaacttcaataatatttttttagatgTAGAATAACCTAAAGATTGCATCAGTCATAATCACCATAAGTAAATAGTATTACTCGTTCAATATCCGGTTACACAGCGCCCTTGCTTGAGATTAACGTCATTGTTTGCGCACCTTGAGCGAATGTCTGTATTAAATCATTCTTATAACACATAATGATCTATCTGATAACGGCTTAATGGTACGACTCAGTCCATTGATTGTTTGAAACAATTCATAAAAGCCACCATTTGGATATACGAGTAtaacagtaaaattatttataaaattgaaacGGTTAGAGCATTTGATTATCAACACTGTGTACAAATTCTAAGTTTTTACCAAGTTtacatgttgttttgtttaagtaaattaatgaaatcattttaaaatactagcttgaactgaacattatatgtataataaggACCGTtttataacatcattatttttctgctttccgatggtttatagagaaatatcagtgaattataactgatatttcactgtttaaaatagtgaaaaataacagtgaacattttcgatatttttcattgttttaccgaaACTATTTTAAGATATCATTGGTTTCCCTATTGTGACCCCCAATTACAGGCCATTTTACCAAGGGTGACAACTCtgcattgatgtttataaaaacatatggaTGAGCTTCCTTTTAAAATACATGGGGCGGGAATGGGTAATTATATCGTCCTGAaaggcaaaaatacaaaaataatcatttgtaagcaaccaataaaaagaaaatgtgttggatctGGTGGAATATCGGTTTtgattcactcgtgatcatagaaacaaTATAGTTTCAATCGTGGCTGTGCcattcgtgaaaatattattttatattatcactCGTGAtataaatcgatattccaccaaatccaacaaatatcctttatttatttTGGGATATAAGAGTATAccagtatatttattaattaaattgaaacgGTTCAAGTATTTGATGATCAACACCGTATACAAGTTCTACGTTTCGATGATTTTTTaagcaaattaataaaaacatttaaaaatactaGCTAGAactgaaaattatatatattatgcaaAGACCATTTTATAccatcatttatttttaaatagtaaaatcaAACCACGAAATAACCAACGCTAATTTAACTTAAAAGTGACTTTGGAGAATTTGTGATAACGTTACACGTTACCGACTGACTGTATTTCAAAGATGCAAGAGCAAAACTTTTGCGAAGCATATGCTTTCATTACTGTTATTGATTGTTTGATAGCTGGACGCGTGATCTATATTGAATTTCACTTCAATGTATTCAAGCTCACAATTTTAGAATCTATGCCGGTAAAGACCGATGAGCCAtgtaacaattaaacattttgacCTACAAAACATTACGTGTATCTAATGCAGCTCATTCAAAGGGTTATAGTCTTGTCTTTTCAACCATATATGATTATGGAATTGTGaaaattgatattaaaaatgCACACATGTTATCAACACAAACAGGAAACATTAACGCATGCGTATCCTTGCGCAAAACATTCGATCACTGTTGTTACGCATCAAATAGAGCTGAATGGACATAAGTAccgtattaattatttttaagtccgCTTTAAgaatatttgaaaattaatctaAATGTCAAAGCTTGAACATTAAAACACGCATTATTACAATTACCttatgtaaacaataataattaaataataagaataaaacgGATACAATGTTTTTAGTTTTTATATAGTGGATAACTTTTTTCTATTGTCAGTCTTACACTTTTGTTACAAGCAGAGCGAGATATTAATGACACACTTACTCTTAACACTCTGCGAAGAGGACTGTTTGTGTCACTGTTTAAGGCAGTCATTTGTAACGGAACAAAGTCTTGACGTCTTGTAATTCCAATTGTTGGATCGTTGACTAACTGACAGTTTAAGTGTGTGTGCTTGCTTGCGTTTCAGATGGAATTGTACCAGACATTCAAATAATCCACTTGGGATCATTAATGTACATATCGGAATCATTTACAAAACTAAAATTGATTGTTTCACACTTGTCTGTTACTGGCCTGTTATTGTTGTAATCAGTACATGGCatttgatatgaaaaaggtgGCATGGCGTAAAatataactcatcgtgtcgactaaaactatgatggcaagtcattttcacaataGCATTACGccaaaaattattttgatttgtCGACTTATATCATGTCGAcgaaatattttttcgggaaaagccggaaacatttacgtcgagactaacttaatgtcgttatggcgagtaaaattaagagggaaaacTACGGAAACGTATGGAAACGTATacggtacaccctgatactgtgatgctgtcaacattctatgacggcatgatataaaAAAGGTGCCATGTCGCCAAAAATagctcatcgtgtcgactaaaactacgatggcaagtcattttcaaaagagcatgacgcctaaaattatgttgatttgtcgacataagataagttgtcaagacttaaacaacccgcatgttggCATCAGAGACTAAATATCTGAAGATATTTGAACCTAACCGtcatgtaaatttaactatttctgtgttgtttactgtatgacggcatatatcttgatgacttgcaagtaacataatgttgacatggcgatataactaaaggagtcgatataatttatgcggacaaagggcgttgtttaaaaattataaaagcgtatatggtacccaattaatatggtcatgccggattagtttatatcgacttactgtgaaataacattttagttaagtttttattgcgctatattgttttgtttatttttgctcattttaagttcagtttttaacgcaaatgttctattgagcgtacttcagtactttcagatgtaaccttcatatttggtatgcatgtgtatatgtacaaggtctttccatacgcacacacattttgaccgctttgaccttgaccttgaacttagggtccgcgtttgggtttcaaaatctgtgttagggtttcaaataatgctcataacttctatgtcgcttcagaggtaaccttcatatttggtatgcatgtgtatatgtacaaggtctttccatacgcacacacattttgaccgctttgaccttgaccttgaacttagagtccgcgtttgggtttcaacatctgtgttagggtttcaaataatgctcataacttctatgtcgcttcagatgtaaccctcatatttggtatgcatgtgtatatggacaagaccttaccatacgcacacaatttttgacaactttgacttgaccttgaccttgaactaagggtccgcgttaaggttcaaGATTAGCGTTTAGGTCTCGAAAAAATCTAATAACTTCTGTCAAAGCATTTTTCGgcggcatatgtcatcctatggagaaaGCTCTTCTTTATGAaggaaagtacaaaacactgttattcatgtcaatgtaatcattctgattcgtcattctgattcgatgtgttattaaaaataatatttgtatgtttataatatatttttctccaaatgattgacgttcaaatgttggtgttttttagctttaaacatttctataattctgaaaacatttgaataaaactacaaaacaatgttattcatgtcaatgttaatcattctgattcgatcaGTTATTGCCCTTTAATGCTATAGGCACTATAAGGTATAATCTTTAAGGTTTCTGCAgccactaattgaatttgtattaaaaatatagaagtgccaagatgcgcatatggtcacatatgtacatacatacatacatgcatacatgcatgcatacatgcatacatacatacatacatacatacatacatacatacatacatacatacatacatacatacatacatacatacatacatacataacatacataatacatacatacatacatacatacatacatacatacatacataatacatacatacatacatacatacatacatacatacatacatactacatacatacatacatacatacatacatacatacatacatacatacatacatacatacatacatacatacatacatacatacatacatacatacatacatacatacatacatacatacatacacatacatacatacaacatacatacatacatacatacaatacatacatacatacatacatacatacatacatacatacatacatacatacatacatacatgcatacatacatacatacatacatacatacatacatacatacatacatacaaacatacatattggtcctttcaatgcctatgtcaacaaattgg
Protein-coding sequences here:
- the LOC127846245 gene encoding putative deoxyribonuclease TATDN2, encoding MDVVPVEESRRTSLVGGVSIYCDPETYPTDQHLRDLPQYISVGVGIHPRHARYSVVRVNQAVGRFQNLLANPRVAVFGKVGLDHSEPMKYWAYQVEMLEKMLPFLEDRHVLVIHCRGMEGDSGTEAFLLLLHVLKRYVRTHHPIHLHCFTGNRYVQDRWLEGFPRTYFGFTNKVSTFSPDQIAALQNVEDSRLLLETDAPYFPAPGSRVSSPSQISTVAEAVAALRGTTVEHVLEISVANGKHLYQSQ